A single region of the Triticum dicoccoides isolate Atlit2015 ecotype Zavitan chromosome 2B, WEW_v2.0, whole genome shotgun sequence genome encodes:
- the LOC119368838 gene encoding uncharacterized protein LOC119368838 produces the protein MEFETMSSAFAGLKTHTSDDDGAARPAGGTRGAATGKEPICSKAGANARRRERQLFRDSIKAGRRPPRRGDEEEEGAIPVYRRAWETSFGGVFGSFDDETALGPMRYTSGPIPENAVPASTLQIFSVRVTDLKGLWWPLHVYGLVATRDEADHNRNFLFRRTRDNCQILTKEDPVLLLTGPSRAVLLAGLVTFEVQLMVKSKTELADKVLASKVFYFHQGSRREDSICTRIPYKHCALEFALAPLRHSVEATVSVQLVDGSWPDGHQGLVFSCTDSIKDTKMVLLDCRDGNMPIGSDGMFELSRCVVCAELGGRDKLMVSVQARRVGFLTRNAAVFEPKMSGTSVGMCDLRFCKMQVTVAWSLLSTSGTHADAGGK, from the exons aTGGAGTTCGAGACGATGAGCAGCGCATTCGCGGGGCTCAAGACCCACACTAGCGACGACGACGGCGCAGCAAGGCCGGCCGGCGGAACTCGCGGGGCCGCGaccgggaaggagcccatctgcagcAAGGCCGGGGCAAACGCACGGCGGCGGGAGCGCCAACTTTTTCGCGATTCGATCAAGGCAGGGCGCCGCCCCCCACGTCGaggcgacgaggaagaggagggcgCGATCCCCGTCTACCGCCGTGCCTGGGAGACCTCCTTCGGCGGCGTCTTCGGCTCCTTCGACGACGAAA CTGCCCTTGGTCCCATGCGCTACACATCTGGACCTATCCCGGAAAATGCTGTTCCAGCTAGCACCTTGCAGATCTTCTCTGTCAGAGTTACTGACCTGAAAGGTCTCTGGTGGCCACTTCATGTCTATGGCTTGGTTGCCACCAGAGATGAGGCAGATCATAATCGCAACTTTCTTTTCAGGCGCACGAGGGATAACTGCCAAATCCTTACCAAAGAG GATCCAGTTTTGCTGTTAACAGGCCCGTCTCGCGCAGTCCTGTTGGCTGGTCTGGTCACCTTCGAAGTACAGCTGATGGTAAAGAGCAAAACTGAACTTGCAGATAAAGTGCTGGCTTCCAAAGTCTTCTATTTCCACCAGGGATCTCGCCGAGAAGACAGTATCTGTACACGCATCCCCTACAAGCATTGTGCGCTCGAGTTTGCGCTCGCGCCTCTGCGGCATTCGGTCGAGGCCACCGTCAGCGTCCAGCTCGTCGACGGGTCGTGGCCGGACGGTCACCAGGGACTGGTCTTCTCCTGCACCGACAGCATAAAAGATACCAAGATGGTGCTGCTTGACTGTCGAGATGGGAACATGCCCATCGGTTCGGACGGCATGTTTGAGCTCTCCAGGTGCGTTGTTTGCGCAGAGCTGGGCGGGAGGGATAAGCTCATGGTGTCCGTGCAGGCGCGGCGCGTCGGTTTCCTTACGAGAAATGCGGCCGTCTTCGAGCCCAAGATGTCCGGGACAAGCGTTGGCATGTGTGATCTTCGTTTCTGCAAGATGCAGGTGACCGTTGCCTGGTCCCTGCTCTCCACCTCTGGCACACATGCAGATGCAGGTGGTAAGTAG